In a single window of the Streptomyces cinnabarinus genome:
- a CDS encoding GlcG/HbpS family heme-binding protein has protein sequence MTTLTLAAAEEILAAAHQRAQAIGKAVSVAVVDAGGFPIAIRRPDGARPLTPDIARAKAYTAAIMQRPGTMLKKWQESQPVFFAQLSQLPGAAMPIMATEGSVTIKKDGEIIGGLGIAGGTAAEDQKIAEEVLESLGYELEFAAWGVSAPGKD, from the coding sequence ATGACCACCCTCACCCTGGCCGCCGCCGAGGAGATCCTCGCCGCCGCCCATCAGCGCGCGCAGGCCATCGGGAAGGCGGTGAGCGTCGCCGTCGTGGACGCCGGCGGCTTCCCGATCGCGATCCGCCGCCCCGACGGAGCGCGCCCCCTCACCCCGGACATCGCCCGCGCCAAGGCGTACACCGCCGCGATCATGCAGCGCCCCGGCACCATGCTGAAGAAGTGGCAGGAGAGCCAGCCGGTCTTCTTCGCCCAGCTCTCGCAGCTCCCCGGCGCGGCCATGCCGATCATGGCCACCGAGGGCAGCGTCACCATCAAGAAGGACGGCGAGATCATCGGCGGCCTCGGCATCGCGGGCGGCACCGCCGCCGAGGACCAGAAGATCGCCGAAGAAGTGCTCGAATCCCTCGGCTACGAGCTGGAGTTCGCCGCCTGGGGCGTCTCGGCACCCGGAAAGGACTGA
- a CDS encoding putative quinol monooxygenase, with translation MPYAVFAHYRCEPADELVVREALLRMREFTRGEPANLAYEVHAEAERVGGFVLYEVYADRAGFEAHAAADYFDELIVRTVRPLLTERTVTFAEVLQNSLPQQ, from the coding sequence ATGCCGTACGCCGTCTTCGCCCACTACCGCTGCGAGCCCGCCGATGAACTCGTGGTGCGGGAGGCGCTGTTGAGGATGCGGGAGTTCACCCGGGGTGAGCCCGCGAATCTCGCCTATGAGGTGCACGCGGAGGCCGAGCGGGTGGGCGGGTTCGTGCTGTACGAGGTGTACGCGGACCGGGCGGGGTTCGAGGCGCACGCGGCGGCCGACTACTTCGACGAGTTGATCGTCCGGACGGTACGGCCGCTGCTGACCGAGCGCACAGTGACGTTCGCCGAGGTGCTTCAGAACTCGTTGCCCCAGCAGTAG
- a CDS encoding methionine synthase II (cobalamin-independent)-like protein codes for MADTFNYRIDHHGSLVRPAGLSSDSLAEAVEEAVAYQRKLRSTVVTDGDFPREDFRSAVLEGVSGFRRTDETADGLARWVAESLPKANGPLLADWSARLAELTVIAPKATLPSPAYLAATTYAEGLGPARELGEALAEIIRTEIGLLVSRGVRLIQLNNPLLLDWPEDSPLSYDDALAVEAAAVRLDERPEGVRIGICPGWTAPAEVDSARVERLYGEIPADRWVLPYDQGTPSELDLLRALPEDRDVCLGVVDATVAELEDIDTVMSRIDAAAEIKDIEDMAVSPSRGFADIAAKPLLTAEQQRKKLVLVETIARYCWGNEF; via the coding sequence ATGGCGGACACCTTCAACTACCGCATCGACCACCACGGCAGCCTGGTCCGCCCGGCCGGCCTCAGCTCGGACTCCCTTGCCGAGGCGGTCGAGGAGGCGGTGGCCTACCAGCGCAAACTCCGCTCCACCGTGGTCACCGACGGCGACTTCCCCCGTGAGGACTTCCGCAGCGCGGTCCTCGAAGGGGTCTCCGGCTTCCGCCGTACCGACGAGACGGCGGACGGACTGGCCCGCTGGGTCGCCGAGTCGCTGCCCAAGGCGAACGGCCCGCTCCTGGCCGACTGGTCCGCCCGCCTGGCGGAACTCACGGTCATCGCCCCCAAGGCGACCCTGCCGTCCCCGGCCTACCTGGCGGCGACGACCTACGCGGAGGGCCTCGGCCCGGCACGCGAACTGGGCGAGGCGCTGGCGGAGATCATCCGCACGGAGATCGGCCTGCTGGTCTCCCGCGGAGTCCGGCTGATCCAGCTCAACAACCCGCTCCTCCTCGACTGGCCGGAGGACTCCCCGCTCTCCTACGACGACGCGCTGGCCGTGGAGGCGGCGGCGGTACGGCTGGACGAGCGCCCCGAGGGCGTCCGTATCGGCATCTGCCCGGGCTGGACGGCACCGGCAGAGGTGGACAGCGCTCGTGTCGAGCGGCTGTACGGCGAGATCCCGGCCGACCGCTGGGTCCTGCCGTACGACCAGGGCACCCCGTCCGAACTCGATCTCCTCCGGGCTCTCCCCGAGGACCGGGACGTCTGTCTCGGTGTCGTGGACGCGACCGTGGCCGAACTGGAGGACATCGACACGGTGATGAGCCGGATCGACGCGGCGGCCGAGATCAAGGACATCGAGGACATGGCCGTATCGCCGTCGAGGGGCTTCGCGGACATCGCCGCGAAGCCCCTGCTGACCGCCGAACAGCAGCGAAAGAAGCTGGTGTTGGTGGAGACGATCGCCCGCTACTGCTGGGGCAACGAGTTCTGA